One Triticum dicoccoides isolate Atlit2015 ecotype Zavitan chromosome 3B, WEW_v2.0, whole genome shotgun sequence genomic window, AAGTTCATTTGCAGAAGATAAATATACCTGCATAGCTACTGCTGGAGAGCATGAACGGTGGCATCTTATTTGTCAACTATATTATTCCTATTTATACACAACATATTTTGACTACTGCACAAGTTTTCGTACAAGAGTTCTGGATTAAATAAAATATGGATCTTACACATTATATCCTATAATATTTCCATACAGAGCGAAGGCAGCAAACATGAATCCAACATACCAACTGCAACTCCACGAGGCCTATCACTGACAAACAAAATAGCACCTGCATCAAGAAAACGACACAGTCACACATCTCAGCGGGTGAAAAGATTTCTTATACTCGAGAGACCAAACTGATTGCAGCATCCAATATTAAAGACCACATATTCAAGAAGGAAACTCAACTTATAGAAGCAAAGTTTTTTTCTTCAATCACATAAAAAACAGAGTTTCCAACTGTGTATAACTACTTTTTATGCATGAACAAATTTAGAGATTGCCAATATCCTATGCCTGCTGGATATTAGAAATGCAGGAAGCAATCATACTTCTTTTGGAACCAAGTCAACAAAAGAACTGGGAGACGAAATATGATACTCAAAGCTCACATATTAGGCTATCTAATGAGATTCTCCCAGTGAAAACTGCATAACTTTAAAGTAAATGCCAAGTATCACTAAATGTGTGCTTGAAAACTGACAAAGCTCACAGATTTAGTTTAGATTCACCTAAACTAAATGTGTGCTTGAAAACTGCATAACTTTCAAGCAAATAGCAAATCTCACTAATAATATCAAATCAAAAAAGGATGGACAAAATATAAGAAGATTCATGTACCAATCAGAACTGGGATTCTCCGAGTCCCACGTCAAACATTCAGTCATAAAATATATCCTTTATCATGTTTTCAATATCACAACAGGTTAACAATCACACTATCAATGTAAGGTACTACATGCCTTTCTTGTGTTTACATAGACAGTCATCGTTTCTCCAGTTTCTAAAAACACAGACTAACTAAAGGGATTGTAAACCTAGATGATGGCACTTCAACATCGAAAATGACAAATCATTTCATTTGTCACGGAGCAGTGAATAAGATTGATTCTTACCTAGTAATAATGTCTGAAAACAACTTAACAGGAAGAAGGCACAAACCAACAAATGGATCACCttgctgtttctaaatataaggtcCCCGCTCTTAACATTCCCACCATGATATGATCTTAATGAATTCCATCAGGATGAGACCAATGCAGACTCGCCTCCAAACATAACAACATAAGTTTTGATTAAAAGGACAACCAAAGAACTGGTCTGCAAACGGAGAAATATGCAACAAAAATTGAAACTTCAGAGTTCAGAGGATCATCTGTACCGAGAAGAGTACAGTAAAACAGAAACGGAAGCTGTTCCAAAACCAGCACTCAAACCTTACAAAGTTTTGTATATGTGAAAAGATGATTTCTTTTTCAATACAAGCATGTCCTGCAATTAGCATGGATTTGATAAACCCTTTTTGCATTCATACATTTTTCAGTTTCAACAGCGGTAACTTAGTGAGACATGAACACAGGAAATAAATTCCAACCAGAGATCCAGCAGCCATATAAAATTTGAGTCTGGACAAAAGATAATACAATTTTCGAGCATATACCACTTCTAGAGAAGGAGCAAAGACTACACAATATCCAGGCATTAACCCTTTCTACCATGTGTAATTCATATAAATTTGCATCATCCAGAAATTTTTTATGTGTCCTTCAAGAACATTAAAGCAGCTGAACTGGGCAAGAATCTTCCTTCCAAGTACTTCCAAAGAAGATTTCAATAGCAATCTTGGAATAGTTTGGGTGTAATATATTTGAAACCTTCAAGCAACATTTTTGCCAATATAACAGAAAGCTTACCAAGAAGAAAAATACTAAAAATCATCTTAGGTTATGCCAGTCAATGTACAGCCCAATGATGATTAGTTTTGTAAGCAGCACAAAGAACTAAAAGGTACCACTTCCATGCAGCTAAGAATTTAAAATTACATGGCCAAAACATACATGGATTAAACTTCCCTAAAATAATGGTGATCGAGCCTTCCTAATACAGTAATATTCATAATACATAACCACGTAAGCCAATTAGCACCATCGAGCGACCATTAGTAAGAACCTAAGAATGAAGGGAAATGAAAGTGGTTGAACATGAGGTGTTCTCTTGAAAATTCAAGCTCTAATTTAAAATGGTGGAAATGTTTAGGTAATATAGATATAACATACGTAGTTAGATCTAACTACACATGTACTTATTCCATCTATCATTTATCCAGATTATTAGGGTAGTGTTATTCAAACTGTTGACAACCAATCATGAAAAGAAATGTAAAATAATTACAGAACACACATGGGATGCTATATAACTGGACAGAAAGCTATGGAGCACACCTTCATATCATCTAGTATAAGCTGCAGCCCATAAGAGCTTCAGTTTTTAACAACAAACACTAGCATTGTGCAGTGAACAAAAGATCTAAATGAACAAACCTTGCAACCTCCTGAAACGGTAGCAGACAGCAGGCCGACCAAGCCTCAACAAACGGAACAAACAACAGCTACAGTGGACCTGCAATGATAAATTCAACACAAAATCAATGGAAACACGAAAACATATAACTGAAAGAGAAGACCAGCATCTCTAGGCAAGAGAACGGATCACCTTTCCGTCTTCAGAGTGGCTGTGCTGGGGAGAACCGACGCCGGCGGCGTCCATGTCGCGCTGGGGAGAACCGACGCAGGCGGCGGCTGTGTCGCGATGGGCCTCCTCGTTGCTGAAGGGCGCTCCAGCAGTGTGCATTTGCACATTTAAGCCTGAATGCACGTACTCCAAATCTGCCAATGCAGCAACAATGGCATTAGAACATATGCTACAGATTATAACTCACCTAAGATGAACACATGTGCTCCATTTGAATGCCTCAAGGCCCCCCAAATCTTAGTACTATCAGCAAAACACAAGCCATGCCGCCATATGCTGTGTTACAAACTTAAAATAGGTACCTCATTTTGCACGACATCCCAAAGACCATCTGTAGCGAGAACCAGGTATTCCAAGTCACTGCTGACCTGCGTTTCCTGCATTTTACAGTAGAACAGTACAAAAGATTCAGCAAGTGACACTTCACATACTTTTCAAACAACAAGACCTTAAGTGAAGATGCGTTAAGAGTAGAACACTAAAAAATCCTGCATTCAAAAGTACCAGAATCTAAATAAACTTCAGAACACACCATTCCACTTTCCAGTGAAGTGGTGTTAACTGCTTGAGGCCCTTCGTCCCATTTCATAAATTAACCTTCTGAAATGAACTGTATAATATGACTAACATTGTTGTGACTTTACTGTTACCAGATATACACAGAATGTTCTGTCAATGTCGGTTATCCTTATTCCCAGGCAATCTGCATA contains:
- the LOC119275252 gene encoding uncharacterized protein LOC119275252 isoform X2, translating into MHTAGAPFSNEEAHRDTAAACVGSPQRDMDAAGVGSPQHSHSEDGKVHCSCCLFRLLRLGRPAVCYRFRRLQGAILFVSDRPRGVAVAFSWDHRHKPINSLRMDGEEPDVFCLKVT
- the LOC119275252 gene encoding uncharacterized protein LOC119275252 isoform X1, coding for MHTAGAPFSNEEAHRDTAAACVGSPQRDMDAAGVGSPQHSHSEDGKVHCSCCLFRLLRLGRPAVCYRFRRLQGAILFVSDRPRGVAVAFSWDHRHKPINSLRMDGEDNIKKAMAEAKL